A genome region from Haloarcula sp. H-GB4 includes the following:
- a CDS encoding PQQ-binding-like beta-propeller repeat protein, protein MNRRVFLGAVGSSAVALSGCNAFSGESEEFPGQGTVSCGADASETTTPASQSSLTPVEGSWPTTYYDAQLTAYNPDATPPRSCPQVQWRSRIEVQAEVAGQGDRWDLYYDLHGSPAVVDGSCYVCDVENEFYAFDAATGQERWRKELNRSGSQGVSVVDNVAYFGNGPSVRAIDLIDRTERWHATPPQAELNMDSTKFSPTTAPTVGMGSVCVGTVGGLVQAFDASTGRLQWQYDVVEDPPEPVDWRPDDDDYEAYPSVGAPAIAGERVYAGDLTGAVTAFDRPTGDRQWRTQLNTLVNGGLAVAGDSVYVTTLTDLYRLSRETGQIIWALSDTFESETAGPGETPPTKQGIHVIGQPAIATDSQSAEGSSPDGLVYLFAAQRGRPRQVRAVDMMTGSVEWTAPVSTSWTAGISVGGDVVLANAGDYAVAMDRYDGSVLWGIEVSHSTDTCALVGDAVFISDFAGYVYGIA, encoded by the coding sequence ATGAACCGGCGAGTGTTCCTGGGGGCAGTTGGAAGCAGCGCCGTTGCGCTGAGTGGCTGCAACGCGTTTTCCGGTGAGTCGGAAGAATTCCCGGGCCAAGGAACCGTCTCTTGTGGCGCTGATGCGAGCGAAACGACGACGCCGGCGTCCCAGAGTTCGCTCACGCCAGTTGAGGGATCGTGGCCTACGACATATTACGACGCCCAGTTGACGGCGTACAATCCGGATGCTACCCCGCCGCGCTCGTGCCCACAGGTCCAGTGGCGCTCTCGTATCGAGGTACAAGCCGAGGTCGCTGGTCAGGGAGACCGGTGGGACCTCTATTACGATCTCCACGGCTCACCAGCCGTTGTAGATGGCAGTTGCTACGTCTGTGATGTCGAAAACGAGTTCTACGCGTTCGACGCAGCCACCGGTCAGGAGCGATGGCGAAAGGAGCTAAACCGGAGTGGAAGCCAGGGTGTCTCGGTCGTTGACAACGTCGCGTATTTCGGGAACGGGCCAAGCGTTCGTGCGATTGACCTAATCGACCGAACCGAACGGTGGCACGCGACCCCACCGCAAGCGGAACTCAATATGGATTCGACGAAGTTCAGTCCGACGACTGCACCGACTGTGGGAATGGGGAGTGTCTGTGTCGGGACTGTCGGTGGCCTCGTGCAAGCGTTCGATGCCAGTACCGGGCGACTCCAGTGGCAGTACGACGTTGTCGAGGATCCGCCCGAACCAGTCGACTGGCGGCCAGACGATGATGACTACGAAGCATATCCGTCGGTTGGGGCACCGGCTATCGCTGGGGAACGCGTCTACGCGGGAGACCTCACTGGCGCTGTTACTGCCTTCGATCGCCCGACCGGTGACCGGCAGTGGCGGACCCAGCTGAACACACTGGTTAACGGTGGTTTAGCCGTCGCCGGGGATAGTGTCTATGTGACCACGCTGACAGATCTCTACAGACTGTCACGCGAAACCGGGCAGATCATCTGGGCATTGAGCGACACGTTCGAATCGGAGACGGCGGGGCCCGGTGAGACGCCACCGACGAAGCAGGGAATCCATGTCATTGGCCAGCCAGCTATCGCGACCGACTCCCAGAGCGCCGAGGGGAGTTCGCCGGATGGACTCGTGTATCTGTTTGCCGCCCAACGGGGACGACCACGACAGGTACGGGCGGTCGATATGATGACGGGGAGTGTCGAGTGGACGGCACCAGTTTCGACCAGTTGGACTGCTGGTATCAGTGTGGGTGGTGACGTGGTCCTAGCAAACGCTGGTGACTACGCGGTGGCAATGGATCGGTACGACGGCTCGGTGCTGTGGGGTATCGAAGTATCGCACTCGACCGATACGTGTGCGCTCGTGGGGGATGCCGTCTTCATTTCAGACTTTGCAGGCTACGTGTACGGTATCGCCTGA
- a CDS encoding VWA domain-containing protein: protein MTVGPASGMMAGAGAGPLQTAGNDASLTGAGNQTVTTAGNEPTRTQPQTPTATAGNQATGPLSTSWNDSTEPNASEIEQLAPRENNSHPYPLVGEHQPTDPDGDGLYEDVNGDGAVNIVDVDALSRHLGTTAAGANWSSYDYTGDNRTDVGDIQWLLAASLSTASNDTDGDGLPDAYERNVTETDPVIADSDGDAVIDGAEDWDNDTLPAYREYRLGTDPRSNDTDGDRLSDGIESRLPSVDPTDPDTDDDGVQDGAADPDNDSLNTYNETLEGTLSTNSDTDGDGLLDGTEVHQLGTDPLAADTDGDGLLDGEEVRLGTDPLVADSDDNGVIDGKESYTTTATNETLGVTLSLTGNGDVGNGTTIAPQDDPRFNTSRVANMSASPVVELDSEQDFSSANVTLAYNETGAQNESQDLAVFTYDPEAGIFVPLNSTVDAANNTVTAETSHFSTFAVFDITNWAATYNATEPVRQTDDDGVQPVEVVMLLDASGSMESEDPKRLAKDAAQRFTGSLLETDRAAVIEFDNFGRVKQPLTSNHTAVNRSIRDVEYEGGNGGTDFASISAANEHFAEQSSPDRAKIIIFLTDGKSKYSDGVTEAEQAAEQNITIYPIGFGGATRDQLSAIANATGGEVNFVDNAGGLPTVFSRVANTTTEINDTDGDGLSDEMEREGFILGGPSGDRVTTDPTSNDTDGDGLSDSREVGQYAEVTYRGETASYYNHVANPRQVDTDGDGISDTREVRNTTIVTFDSKTEANALREAMVTDNQSLNLQAAGTVLNVTSSALNPDTDGDGISDAEEWRYRTNPRQVDTDNDGISDTTEVHDDLDPTLYDIRGPVIKSLRTDSYNPGWAGPHYVLDFRVRDRSGLGTVRIAQRGNETLDRANFTGHTQYHYSQDLTGNALQSAGTFAGGTEVYIYAYDSHGNKRHVRALTRSNNIVNNLQGHYDAIGPVEAKTFGRGSGLMHGAGEFGSTVSNPVETAAGLSQVPNALANYGRTYESMETQFKNRQRVNNPFPPNTPENESFARGYFDGYMGFLVIEELTGTAALKTVKESSRVARTINRIDNTRYLGKSVTAARKLKYASELPARGVGRVAAFGVDQAKRPFARYSLRNSRTVGKVVRTRRYVADKTPQKVYDLNTKQRKLSARYFRDADLGGRSPSELETAGKLMAENNPKQVSRMLRRMDDGQQAAFLSDDLDEATRADLYKAWKNGDNVGASDVAEATSADPQTVRLIADGSGDVDDAYDRAIIRAANSDSIDSNKQLHRVVRKVDDLDATRQRRAKQLIAETDGAGIKLVDELDTTQLRTAMDAVDSTDGLSRLSRQFDAGTVEGRHIDEITDLLDSGDMDGADLRRFSKMLHQRGSDPLIDDSIDADDLLDVAQKGELSETRLVTKDRDGEPIRLQSGDTDSGLEHIEGRHVNGDIVRRQQANGKDSGAASFFPTGRKIEVDGKTNKLPDKMNGKDVKELIYETVEEGSKDAGRGDRIQYTLKPSDHGHDYGIERMKVIVKDDGSIHTAYPKSGGSVEKWSFPAGDWV from the coding sequence GTGACTGTCGGTCCGGCTTCCGGGATGATGGCCGGGGCCGGGGCTGGCCCGTTACAGACGGCCGGCAATGATGCGTCTCTCACAGGTGCCGGAAACCAGACTGTCACCACGGCCGGTAATGAACCAACACGGACACAACCACAGACACCTACCGCAACGGCTGGGAACCAGGCGACCGGGCCACTTTCGACCAGCTGGAATGATTCAACAGAACCGAATGCGAGTGAAATTGAGCAGTTAGCGCCCCGGGAAAACAATTCTCATCCATACCCACTCGTCGGTGAGCACCAACCCACTGACCCAGATGGTGACGGACTCTACGAAGATGTCAACGGCGATGGCGCTGTCAATATCGTCGACGTTGACGCACTATCGCGCCATCTGGGAACGACAGCAGCCGGTGCTAACTGGAGCTCGTATGATTACACGGGTGATAACCGAACCGACGTCGGGGATATCCAGTGGCTCCTCGCCGCCTCACTCTCAACGGCCTCGAACGACACTGATGGCGATGGACTTCCCGATGCCTACGAGCGAAACGTCACCGAGACTGACCCCGTGATAGCAGATTCTGACGGGGATGCTGTGATTGACGGCGCAGAAGACTGGGACAACGATACGCTACCAGCATACCGAGAATACCGACTCGGCACTGACCCTCGAAGCAACGATACAGACGGTGACAGGCTCTCTGATGGCATAGAATCACGGCTCCCCAGTGTTGATCCGACCGACCCTGACACGGATGACGACGGCGTACAGGACGGCGCTGCCGATCCAGATAACGATTCACTGAACACCTACAACGAGACCCTCGAAGGCACCCTTAGCACCAACTCAGATACAGACGGTGACGGTCTGCTGGATGGGACAGAGGTACACCAGCTTGGAACCGACCCACTCGCCGCTGATACAGATGGTGATGGCCTTCTAGACGGCGAAGAAGTTCGCCTCGGAACAGACCCACTCGTCGCAGATAGCGATGACAACGGCGTTATTGATGGCAAGGAGAGCTATACTACAACGGCTACGAACGAGACACTCGGAGTCACGCTGAGTCTGACTGGCAACGGTGATGTTGGCAATGGGACGACCATCGCTCCCCAAGACGACCCACGGTTCAACACCTCCCGTGTGGCGAATATGAGTGCCTCGCCCGTAGTTGAGCTCGACTCTGAGCAAGACTTCTCCTCGGCTAACGTTACGCTGGCGTACAACGAGACGGGGGCTCAAAATGAGAGTCAGGACCTCGCCGTGTTCACGTACGATCCTGAGGCGGGGATTTTCGTCCCGCTGAACTCCACTGTCGACGCTGCTAACAACACAGTAACTGCAGAGACAAGCCACTTCTCTACGTTCGCGGTCTTTGACATCACCAACTGGGCGGCGACGTACAACGCAACCGAGCCAGTCCGACAAACGGACGACGATGGTGTCCAGCCCGTCGAAGTCGTCATGCTGTTGGACGCGTCTGGGTCGATGGAAAGCGAAGACCCCAAGCGACTAGCGAAGGATGCTGCACAGCGATTCACCGGGAGTCTGTTAGAGACCGACCGTGCAGCCGTCATTGAATTTGACAACTTTGGTCGTGTCAAACAGCCGCTGACGAGTAACCATACAGCGGTCAACCGCTCGATACGGGATGTCGAATACGAGGGTGGCAACGGCGGGACGGACTTCGCATCGATTAGCGCAGCGAACGAACACTTTGCCGAACAGAGTAGTCCGGACCGCGCCAAGATTATAATCTTCCTGACGGACGGGAAATCAAAGTACTCCGACGGCGTGACCGAAGCCGAGCAAGCGGCCGAACAGAATATTACAATCTACCCGATCGGTTTCGGTGGTGCAACGCGAGACCAACTCTCAGCCATCGCAAACGCAACCGGCGGTGAGGTCAACTTCGTCGATAACGCAGGAGGGCTCCCGACGGTGTTCTCTCGTGTTGCGAATACCACAACCGAGATCAACGATACCGACGGCGACGGTCTGAGTGACGAGATGGAACGCGAGGGATTCATACTGGGTGGTCCCAGCGGGGATCGCGTCACAACAGATCCCACGTCGAACGACACTGACGGCGACGGCCTCTCAGACAGCAGAGAAGTCGGCCAGTACGCCGAAGTCACGTATCGCGGCGAGACTGCCTCCTATTACAACCACGTCGCTAATCCACGGCAGGTCGACACCGACGGCGATGGGATCAGCGATACTCGAGAGGTTAGAAACACGACAATTGTCACTTTCGATTCTAAAACTGAGGCAAATGCCTTGCGCGAGGCGATGGTCACAGACAATCAGAGCCTCAATCTCCAAGCGGCAGGGACCGTATTGAATGTCACCTCGTCGGCTCTAAACCCGGACACCGATGGAGATGGAATCTCGGACGCAGAAGAGTGGCGGTACCGAACGAATCCACGGCAAGTAGACACCGACAACGACGGAATCTCGGATACGACCGAAGTGCACGACGATCTGGACCCAACATTATACGATATTCGGGGTCCGGTCATCAAATCCCTCCGTACTGACTCATACAATCCCGGCTGGGCCGGCCCTCACTACGTGCTTGACTTCCGTGTGCGCGACCGAAGCGGGCTTGGCACTGTTCGTATTGCTCAACGCGGAAACGAAACTCTCGACCGAGCAAACTTCACCGGACACACGCAATATCACTACAGTCAGGACCTAACTGGAAATGCGCTCCAGAGCGCGGGAACCTTTGCAGGTGGGACTGAGGTGTACATCTATGCCTACGACAGCCACGGCAACAAACGACATGTCCGCGCGCTGACGCGGTCGAACAATATCGTCAACAATCTGCAGGGACATTATGATGCAATCGGACCGGTAGAGGCCAAGACATTCGGGCGTGGGTCCGGTCTAATGCACGGCGCTGGGGAATTTGGATCCACTGTCTCGAATCCAGTGGAGACAGCAGCGGGACTATCTCAGGTTCCGAATGCACTGGCAAATTATGGCCGCACGTATGAGTCAATGGAAACACAATTCAAGAACCGCCAGCGTGTAAACAACCCCTTCCCCCCGAATACACCAGAAAATGAGAGCTTCGCGCGCGGGTACTTCGACGGCTACATGGGATTCCTCGTCATCGAAGAACTCACTGGGACAGCTGCACTAAAAACAGTAAAAGAATCTAGCAGGGTCGCACGTACGATCAATAGAATTGACAATACTCGTTATTTAGGTAAATCCGTCACTGCGGCTCGCAAACTGAAATACGCCAGCGAGCTCCCGGCACGAGGTGTTGGGCGTGTGGCAGCATTTGGCGTTGACCAAGCCAAGCGCCCGTTCGCACGCTACTCACTACGCAATTCCCGGACGGTCGGGAAGGTGGTCCGAACACGGCGTTATGTAGCCGACAAAACGCCGCAGAAGGTCTACGACCTGAACACCAAGCAACGGAAGCTCTCAGCCCGATACTTCCGAGATGCCGACCTTGGCGGTCGCTCCCCGTCGGAACTGGAGACTGCCGGGAAGCTGATGGCTGAAAACAACCCCAAGCAGGTCTCACGGATGTTGCGTCGGATGGACGACGGTCAGCAAGCGGCGTTCCTGAGCGATGACCTCGACGAAGCGACGCGTGCGGATTTATATAAGGCTTGGAAAAACGGCGACAATGTGGGTGCCAGCGATGTTGCAGAAGCCACTAGCGCCGATCCGCAGACAGTGCGGCTCATCGCAGATGGCTCCGGTGATGTAGACGACGCATATGATCGGGCAATCATTCGGGCAGCCAACAGCGATAGTATTGATTCCAACAAGCAACTCCACCGAGTTGTCCGGAAAGTCGACGACCTCGACGCTACCAGACAGCGACGGGCCAAGCAACTCATCGCTGAGACTGACGGTGCTGGCATCAAGCTCGTGGACGAACTCGACACTACACAGCTCCGCACGGCCATGGACGCTGTCGACTCGACTGATGGGCTGTCGAGACTCTCGCGCCAATTCGATGCCGGGACAGTCGAAGGTCGGCATATCGATGAGATCACCGACCTGTTGGACAGCGGTGACATGGACGGGGCTGATCTGCGTCGATTCTCCAAGATGCTCCATCAGCGGGGGAGTGATCCGCTAATCGACGATTCGATCGATGCTGATGACCTGTTGGATGTTGCTCAGAAGGGCGAATTGAGTGAGACTCGGCTCGTGACAAAAGACCGCGATGGTGAACCCATACGATTACAGTCCGGTGACACTGATAGTGGCCTGGAACATATCGAGGGCCGTCATGTCAACGGAGATATTGTCCGCCGACAACAAGCCAATGGAAAGGACTCTGGTGCCGCTTCGTTCTTCCCGACTGGCCGAAAGATCGAGGTCGACGGGAAAACGAACAAGTTGCCTGATAAGATGAACGGCAAAGACGTAAAAGAGCTGATATACGAAACGGTCGAAGAGGGGTCAAAAGATGCTGGGCGTGGAGATCGAATACAATATACACTAAAACCATCTGATCATGGACACGATTACGGTATTGAGCGCATGAAAGTGATCGTGAAAGATGATGGGTCGATTCATACCGCTTACCCGAAATCGGGTGGGTCAGTAGAAAAATGGTCTTTCCCTGCTGGTGATTGGGTATGA
- a CDS encoding SDR family oxidoreductase: MKIGLTGGTGFIGSHLVDQLAADDHRIVLVSRSGSKGNEALQDHPGTELFQASITDREALRTAFADCDRIIHLAGINIERGTQTYDAVHVRGTKNVVAAAKDGDASKILLSSFLRARPNCGSAYHESKWQAEQIVRNSEMDYTIFKPGITYGPGDHMLDHLSRALSTVPVFPTIGFAEHRLRPLAIADLVDCLVASAVDNKLSKATVGVVGPEEVTLREMVRRVGTVLGKNPLIFPLPVFVHYALAQVQERVLEIPITTVGQIRILAEGASEPAPTSVCEPLTDELEPTRSFSKERIADGITTTDPYGFSDLRW; the protein is encoded by the coding sequence ATGAAGATTGGCCTCACGGGTGGAACCGGATTCATAGGTTCCCATCTTGTTGACCAGCTTGCCGCCGATGACCACCGGATAGTTCTCGTCTCGCGAAGTGGAAGCAAAGGGAATGAGGCGCTTCAAGATCACCCCGGGACTGAATTATTTCAAGCTTCGATCACAGATAGGGAGGCATTACGGACTGCCTTCGCAGACTGTGATCGGATTATCCATCTCGCGGGCATCAATATCGAACGCGGAACGCAAACGTACGACGCGGTCCACGTTCGAGGAACGAAAAACGTCGTAGCGGCAGCCAAAGATGGCGATGCATCGAAGATACTTCTCTCAAGTTTCCTTCGGGCACGACCAAACTGCGGATCTGCGTATCACGAGTCGAAGTGGCAGGCTGAACAGATTGTGAGAAACTCGGAAATGGACTACACGATATTCAAACCAGGAATCACGTACGGTCCGGGGGACCACATGCTCGATCATCTCTCACGAGCCCTCTCTACAGTTCCCGTGTTCCCAACGATTGGATTTGCTGAACATCGATTACGGCCGTTAGCGATCGCTGACCTTGTTGATTGTTTAGTTGCCTCAGCAGTTGACAACAAGCTCTCGAAGGCGACGGTCGGCGTCGTAGGCCCCGAAGAAGTCACGCTACGCGAGATGGTCCGGAGAGTCGGAACTGTTCTCGGCAAGAATCCGCTAATATTTCCACTTCCTGTTTTTGTACACTATGCACTGGCACAGGTACAAGAACGGGTACTGGAAATACCCATTACAACAGTTGGACAGATCCGAATTCTTGCGGAAGGTGCAAGCGAGCCTGCCCCAACATCGGTTTGTGAACCGCTCACCGACGAATTAGAACCAACACGGTCGTTCTCGAAAGAGCGGATCGCAGACGGAATTACGACTACCGATCCCTATGGGTTCAGTGATCTCCGATGGTAG
- a CDS encoding transposase, which produces MVASCDSKRTVFRRIAQQSFVEWPAYDSTPLYARSSLAALKEDIRTVASAWFDHEAHDSVDEFVSHYPVAYFNFRPHDRYSGATQYEMAQLFRLFLLKELHDWTHETALLTYLIHSPELCERLSIETVPDQSTLWRSWHERFTTELRETIEAAARIILIKAQDAGVAAPREPERQLPFHGDEQEESDPDNQALLDEAASVTDHIGHVVFPAFSLNRDNGCEIHENAYWDLQTHLGLREGLAANEGARSFVYESNRDQTPLGHAHRDQIRDLSIEQIREMYRQAVTRLLGEAAETGEFFRAGIVAIDITEADPFTGDRTGHEDEIIGTKEKTDEYAYQWATVQLVGNAVPIVLDARPVEKGDTRKEIVKDLLDSAEELVHVDNVLIDREFDSQHVLEMISQRGLSYVVPKRMQTSEKAQAKRLLQRGQDRYETDRKLHLGKNKWHETTLIYRRKEDSEHDDSRQYSVFMTNTSSAYLTEYGYRWEIESGYKSIKRFMAATTSKDFGLRFFYFAFACLLYSIWRAVDLLVQVELTGEYEHSPVVTADNTLTLLKKETGIG; this is translated from the coding sequence GTGGTTGCGAGTTGTGATTCCAAACGCACTGTCTTCCGACGAATCGCCCAGCAATCATTCGTTGAATGGCCAGCATACGATTCGACACCACTGTACGCCCGGAGTTCGCTCGCCGCCCTCAAAGAAGACATTCGGACCGTTGCCTCCGCATGGTTCGACCACGAGGCCCACGATTCTGTTGACGAGTTCGTGTCTCACTACCCAGTAGCGTATTTCAATTTTCGGCCACATGACCGGTATTCTGGAGCCACCCAATACGAGATGGCGCAATTGTTCCGACTGTTTCTGCTCAAAGAACTTCACGACTGGACCCACGAAACGGCACTCCTCACGTACCTCATTCACAGTCCAGAACTTTGTGAGCGACTAAGCATAGAGACAGTCCCAGACCAGTCGACGCTGTGGCGCAGCTGGCACGAACGATTCACAACAGAGCTTCGCGAGACAATTGAGGCAGCCGCCCGGATAATTCTGATCAAAGCCCAAGACGCAGGCGTTGCTGCCCCACGCGAGCCAGAACGTCAGCTTCCATTTCACGGCGATGAACAAGAGGAATCAGATCCAGACAATCAAGCACTCCTCGACGAAGCGGCATCGGTTACGGACCACATCGGCCACGTCGTTTTCCCGGCATTCTCACTGAATCGTGACAACGGTTGTGAAATCCATGAGAACGCCTACTGGGATTTACAAACGCATCTCGGACTTCGTGAGGGGCTGGCTGCGAACGAAGGAGCCCGGAGTTTCGTCTATGAATCGAACCGAGATCAGACCCCGTTGGGACACGCCCATCGTGATCAAATTCGTGATCTCTCTATCGAGCAAATTCGTGAGATGTATCGACAGGCTGTGACTCGACTGTTAGGGGAAGCAGCGGAGACGGGGGAGTTCTTCCGAGCAGGGATCGTCGCTATCGATATCACTGAGGCGGACCCGTTTACTGGGGATCGTACTGGTCACGAGGACGAAATTATCGGGACAAAGGAGAAGACCGATGAATACGCTTATCAGTGGGCGACGGTCCAGTTAGTCGGCAACGCCGTTCCAATCGTGTTAGACGCACGGCCGGTGGAAAAAGGGGACACGCGTAAGGAGATCGTCAAGGACCTACTTGATTCTGCCGAGGAACTGGTCCATGTCGATAACGTACTGATAGATCGGGAATTCGACAGCCAGCACGTTTTGGAGATGATCAGCCAGCGCGGCCTCTCCTATGTCGTGCCGAAACGAATGCAAACCAGCGAGAAAGCCCAAGCCAAGCGACTCTTGCAGCGCGGCCAAGATCGGTACGAGACCGACCGAAAACTCCATCTCGGGAAGAACAAATGGCACGAGACAACGCTGATCTATCGACGAAAGGAGGACTCTGAGCATGATGATTCCCGGCAGTACTCGGTATTCATGACAAATACCAGTAGCGCCTATCTGACCGAGTACGGGTATCGCTGGGAGATCGAGAGCGGCTACAAATCGATCAAGCGATTCATGGCCGCAACGACGTCGAAAGATTTCGGGTTGCGATTCTTCTATTTCGCGTTTGCGTGTCTGCTATACTCGATCTGGCGGGCGGTTGATTTGCTCGTACAAGTCGAATTGACTGGTGAATACGAGCATTCGCCGGTGGTGACGGCCGATAACACGCTGACGCTGTTGAAGAAGGAGACTGGAATCGGGTAA